A stretch of Henckelia pumila isolate YLH828 chromosome 4, ASM3356847v2, whole genome shotgun sequence DNA encodes these proteins:
- the LOC140866059 gene encoding cocosin 1-like, whose amino-acid sequence MELNLAPQASDNTLVEVDGVGAYYEWTPAKSPILKAGKLGAGKLVLQPRGFALPHYSNCAKIGYVIQGACRVGIIQEEEEEEVLIISKGDAIPVPLGAISWWFNGGDSAVTIVFLGETTRSYNPGRIDYFLLSGSMGLLAGFSSEFVAKTYHITEDQAKKLTKSQAYPLIMKLDDQIAMPQSHQPNYINVISIMDCHDISAENLPLLEKVGLSASLVRLHPGAVLRPSYSTDHSYRIFYAVAGNGKIQIVGLNGALALDGEVEQGQMFAVPCFFAVALIAGGQGIDLFSVITSSRPKIGDLGGKLSPWKALSSSVVQASLNVDAEFVKIFKSNLVI is encoded by the exons ATGGAGTTGAACTTAGCGCCGCAAGCGTCAGACAACACCCTGGTTGAAGTAGACGGGGTCGGAGCGTATTACGAGTGGACGCCGGCTAAATCTCCTATTCTTAAGGCGGGGAAGTTGGGAGCCGGAAAGTTAGTTCTGCAACCCCGCGGCTTCGCTCTGCCGCATTATTCCAACTGCGCCAAGATCGGTTATGTTATTCAAG GTGCATGTAGGGTTGGAATTATACAagaagaggaagaggaagaggtCCTAATCATCAGCAAAGGAGACGCCATTCCTGTTCCTCTGGGAGCCATTTCATGGTGGTTCAACGGCGGTGATTCAGCCGTCACCATCGTGTTTCTGGGCGAGACAACCCGATCCTACAACCCGGGCCGCATCGACTACTTTCTCCTCTCCGGATCCATGGGTTTGTTAGCCGGATTTTCCTCGGAATTCGTCGCCAAGACTTACCACATCACGGAAGACCAAGCAAAGAAACTCACCAAATCCCAAGCATATCCGTTGATAATGAAGCTTGATGATCAAATAGCTATGCCCCAAAGCCACCAACCAAATTATATTAACGTAATATCCATTATGGATTGCCATGATATCTCGGCTGAGAATCTTCCGTTGCTTGAAAAAGTCGGACTCAGCGCCAGTCTGGTGCGGCTCCACCCTGGGGCCGTGCTCCGGCCCTCTTATTCCACCGACCATTCATATCGTATTTTTTACGCAGTTGCAGGGAATGGGAAGATTCAAATTGTTGGTTTAAATGGTGCTCTAGCATTGGATGGAGAGGTTGAACAAGGTCAAATGTTCGCCGTCCCGTGTTTTTTCGCGGTGGCGCTGATAGCTGGTGGACAGGGAATCGACTTGTTCTCTGTCATCACCTCTTCAAG GCCAAAAATTGGAGACTTGGGTGGAAAATTGTCACCTTGGAAAGCTCTGTCTTCGTCAGTGGTACAAGCCTCTTTGAATGTGGATGCTGAGTTTGTGAAAATCTTCAAGTCAAATCTTGTtatttga
- the LOC140862432 gene encoding uncharacterized protein, translating into MLVSLNDDDDVLNMIHLHMSVKLTTIELRAEKKIKHLGNLNDGRVDEEDTQSRSDNEVEKAPCSNTIDSWVNCIRGVGQTFEGAAEFRKCLKNYSVATRRSFVYVKNDSEKHSCCENNLRSRGHPRADVYWIANVVKEKLRGEPSYRPCTMQQDLQREFGVELEYRKVWKGKELAMHDIHGTDEGCYDRLRWYCSAVKKTNLGCIVECEIDPLTKKFRRLFICFHACVVGFVSGCRPLIFLDGTHIKNKYKGCILVAVSKDANDDLFTIAYAVVDAENDVNCDWFCYHLRSVLLSHQCIPFDEFTFFSDRNPSIIKAVNQLFPGSGHAYCLRHLVDNFVKQVLRSYPRHNKKHWSSMFKKAVYALSFQEYEQHINNIFESMPLARGFILNSDPQSWANALFVGKRWGVIHNNIVRVLE; encoded by the exons ATGCTTGTGTCTTTgaacgatgatgatgatgtcctTAATATGATTCATCTTCATATGTCTGTAAAGCTTACGACAATTGAATTGAGGGCagagaaaaaaatcaaacaccTCGGCAACTTGAATGATGGGAG GGTTGATGAGGAAGACACGCAGTCGAGGAGTGATAACGAGGTTGAAAAGGCCCCTTGCTCCAATACCATAGATTCCTGGGTTAATTGCATTCGTGGTGTAGGACAAACATTCGAGGGTGCTGCTGAATTTAGGAAATGTTTGAAAAACTATTCTGTTGCTACTAGACGTTCATTTGTGTATGTTAAAAATGACAGTGAGAAG CATAGTTGTTGTGAAAACAATCTACGTAGTAGAGGGCATCCTAGAGCTGATGTATATTGGATAGCGAATgttgtgaaagaaaaattgaGAGGAGAGCCCTCTTATCGTCCTTGTACAATGCAGCAGGACTTGCAAAGAGAATTTGGGGTAGAGTTAGAATACCGCAAAGTTTGGAAGGGTAAAGAGTTGGCGATGCATGATATTCATGGCACAGATGAAGGATGCTATGATAGATTACGATGGTACTGTAGTGCTGTTAAAAAGACTAATCTCGGTTGTATTGTTGAGTGTGAGATTGATCCTTTGACCAAAAAATTCAGAAGGTTGTTCATTTGTTTTCATGCATGTGTTGTTGGTTTTGTTAGTGGTTGTAGGCCATTGATTTTTTTGGATGGTACTCATATAAAGAATAAGTATAAAGGATGTATCTTAGTTGCTGTGTCAAAAGATGCAAACGATGATCTTTTCACAATTGCCTATGCCGTAGTAGATGCTGAGAATGATGTGAACTGCGATTGGTTTTGTTATCATTTGAGAAGTGTGCTCCTTTCCCATCAATGCATTCCATTCGACGAGTTCACATTTTTTTCGGACAGAAATCCTAGTATTATCAAGGCAGTGAATCAACTATTTCCTGGGAGTGGCCATGCTTATTGTTTGAGACATTTAGTGGATAATTTTGTGAAACAG GTGTTGAGAAGTTATCCCAGACATAACAAAAAACATTGGTCTTCGATGTTCAAGAAAGCTGTGTATGCTCTGTCCTTCCAAGAATATGAACAACATATAAACAATATATTCGAGTCAATGCCACTTGCTAGAGGGTTTATTCTAAATTCTGATCCACAGAGTTGGGCGAATGCGTTGTTTGTTGGTAAAAGATGGGGTGTTATACATAATAATATTGTCAGAGTCTTGGAATAG